AGCTGATCTCCCACACTATGTCCCAGGCTGTCATTGACGAGCTTAAAGTGATCGACATCCAAAAACAGAATGGCGAAATGACTCAGGGTAGGTTGGCGAGAATATCCTTCCAGTTGTTGCCGCTGGACCTGTTGCAGTTTGTGTTGCAGCTGTTCGTAGAAGTAGTCGCGACTCGGTAATCCGGTCAAGGTATCAAAGAGCGCTTTTTGTTTGAGTTCCTCGGCTGTCCGATGTCCCTCCATCGCAATACTCGCCAAATGGGTAGCGGTTTTAATGATGTTGAGATGATGAGCAGTCGGGAAACAGGGGACTTGGTGAGACAGGGCAAAGGTGCCTAAGAGGTCTCCAGACTGGGAGAAAAAAGGCGTGGACCAACAGGCACGAATATTATGTTGTTGGGCAAACTCCCGGAAGTCCGCCCAGACGGGATCGCGTTGAGTATCTTCAACATAGACAGCCTTGCCACGAAAGGCAGCCGTCCCACAAGAGCCTGCATTTTCAGCAATCAGTAAATGATCAAAAGCGGCAGCCACTTCCGATGACAAGCTTGGCCCTGCTCCCATGCGCAGTTCCTGTTTGTGGGCATCCCGTAAGAGAATAGAGCACACCGTCCCTGGGGACTGACTTTCAATCAATAAACATAAACTGCTGAGGATTGCATCTAGCCCTTGCCCCGTCGCCACATGTTCCAAGATTTGGGTCTGGGTTTGCAGTAGCGTTTCCGAACGTTTGCGCTGAATGGCCGTTGCTAACACCTGGGCCACACAGGCACCAAAACGGAGATCCTCTTGACTCCAATTCTGGGGCTCGGGAGTCAAAATTTCCAGTAACCCTAGGGGGCGATCGGTTCCAGGGATGGGGATGCAAAGTCCGCTAATGAGTTGGGGTTGTGTCAGAGGAAGTTGTTCTGATTGCCCGGAAATAACGGCTGTTTGCCCAGTTTGCATCAATGCCTGTAACCACCGATAGCCCCGACTATCGATATCGGTGGCTTCCCCTAGGAGTGTCGCTTTTTGTTTTGCCACCAACCTCAGGGTATTGCTATCGGAGAGGACTTGCCACAAACTACAGTCTTCGACTGGCAAGTGGTGACTCATCAGTGCGATCGCATCTAAATACAAGTCAGTTAAGCTAGACCCGGACAATGCTTTCTGCCCTAATTCAGTTAGTTCCGACTGTCTATCTAGAGGATTTGTCGCAAAGTCATTCATAGAGCCAACGATACAAATTTGGGGACCTGTTAAATATGCAATTGAATCACAAGGGTTAATACAACGAATGTTTGACTCCAATCACCCAATCTTAGGCAAACGGATTATTTCACTGTCCTAAATCCTAGCCAATTCTGTGGAGGGAGAAATATGTAAATCTACTGAAATTTTCTTTACAAAGATATTTATGTATCCAAACGAACGCTCAATAAAACCTTCTATTCATTGATATAGCCCAATATTTTTTAGCAATCAAAAAACTTAAATCATACATAGAAATCTGTACTAATCCTTGCTCTCTCAACCTGTATAAAAAGCTAAGCCTCAAAATATAGGCATCACTATAGATAGTTTTGATGTCATAGTTCTCTACATGCCTACAGTTCTCATCTCCTTTAATCAGTAAGCTTTGTAGGGCTATGTTGTCCTTTGCTCCATAATTTCTACTATAAAAACAGAAATAGTCTTCTACCACAAGGGACTATATTTCAATGGCACTGAAAATGTCTACAGAACGGAATCTTTATGAATATAAATAATAAAAAAGAGAGGCACATCGGCCTCTCTTGAATGATTATTTGCAAAGATGATCTTTAGCTGATGAAATCAACCTCTAAATTAGATCTTAGATGTTAGACAATACAACCTTGGCGGCTTCAAGGGTTTGGTCGATGTCTGCATCCGTATGGGCCAAAGAGGTAAAACCTGCCTCAAATTGGGAAGGGGCTAGGTATATCCCTTTCTCCAACATTCCCCGATGAAATTTAGCAAACTTAGCTGCATCAGCAGCCTTCGCATCGTCATAGCTATGGACAGGGCCAGGGGCAAAGAACATCCCAAACATGCCGTTGATATGTCCCCCACAGACTTCATGGCCTGCTTCACGGGCAATCTGCAACAATCCAGAGATTAACTTACCGGTCACCCGATCTAACTGGTCGTAAGTCCCTGATCGTCTGAGCAATTCTAGGGTTTTGATACCTGCCGTCATCGCCAAGGGATTACCAGACAATGTACCCGCTTGGTACATGGGTCCAGCCGGAGCAACCATACTCATAATGTCTCGGCGTCCACCATAAGCGCCCACTGGCAAGCCGCCCCCAATGACCTTACCCAAGGTGGTCAAATCGGGCGTAATGCCAAACTTCTCTTGGGCACCTCCGTAAGAGATCCGAAAGCCGGTCATGACTTCGTCAAAAACGAGTAAGGCTCCATTCTCTTTGGTAATTTCCCGGAGGCCCTCTAAGAACCCGGCATCTGGCGGAATAAACCCAGCATTACCGACCACTGGTTCTAAGATCACCCCAGCAATCTGATCGGGATGTTGGGAGAATAGAGCTTGTACAGACTGCAAATCGTTGTAGGGAGCGGTCAGGGTATTTCCCGTCACGGCCTTGGGCACACCGGGAGAATCCGGTAGCCCCAAAGTCGCCACGCCGGAGCCAGCCTTGACCAAAAACATATCGGCATGACCGTGATAGCAGCCTTCGAATTTAATCACTTTTTCCCGGCCGGTAAAAGCTCGCATCAGTCTCAGGACGGACATACAAGCCTCAGTCCCTGAGTTCACAAAGCGGACCACTTCCACGCTAGGAACGGCATCAATGACCATTTCAGCCAGAACGTTTTCTAACAAGCAGGGAGCGCCAAAGCTGGTGCCTTTGTCTAATGCCTCTTTGAGAGCCGTGAGGACTTCAGGATGAGCATGGCCGCAGATTGCGGGTCCCCAGGTGCCGACGTAATCAATATACTGATTGCCATCAACATCCCATACATGAGCCCCTTTAACCCGATCAAAGACAATGGGTTGGCCGCCAACGGATTTAAATGCGCGGACCGGTGAACTTACGCCACCAGGCATCAATTTCTGCGCTGCCGCAAAAATCTCCTCTGACTTGGTTGTATTTAAGGTGTCAGTAAGCAACGTTTTCTCCTTAAGGTCAGCTGACTCGCTGAATGGTTGAATTATCAAGGCTTTTGAAAGGTGCATTGAGCAAGTTCATGCTTAAGCCCTATCAACATAGTCTTACATTCTACTGTTTCACTCTATAAGGATCAAAACTATTGAAGGTTGGTCTACATTCTTCAAGTTTGATCAGGGAGAAGCGTAAACAATTGAAAAATTTTATACGCAGACAGCAAAAATTATAATCCAGCCTCTGAAAGGTTTCAAGGCCAAAAAGACTCTCACCAAGTCACTCTGTTTCGGAGTTGTTCCAGCAGTTTCGGCCCTATGCCAGGAACTTGATCTAAGTCTGCTAGGGAGGTAAATAGGCGTTCTTGTCTAGCTTCGATTATTCGTTCAGCCAACTTGGGCCCCACACCAGGCAATGCCTCCAGTTCCGATTGATTCGCGGTATTCAGATTGACGAGGGTGGCTTGCTTCCCTTCTGGTAAGACGGGTTGGGTCGTTCCCCTGCCCCTCACCAGCAAATCACCACATTGACGTTGGTGGTCTTGGGCTTTTTTTTGGAGAAAGGCAGGAATGCCTAGACGGCTACTGGCATACAACCGCTCAAATTCCCGGTGATAATGCTCTGCAATTTGAGGATGTTCCATCACCAGTAGGGTTTCATCATTGCGACGATTGGCCGCATCTGACCAGTTGTGAGATCCCACAATCACGATCTGACTATCAACAATGCCAAATTTATGGTGCAGCACATCTCCTTTAGGGAGTTGAGGTGTCCCTACGGTTTGCAAGGGTGGGGACCAGGGCCGATTTTGGGGTTCAGCCTTGCAGGTCAAAGTTCCACTGCGAGAGGGACTGAGGGTCACTCCTAGCATATCGAGCACTTCGCTATAGCTTTGATAGGCAAACTGAGGATCACCCAAGACCCGAATTTTCACCCCTTGCTGGTGCTCCCCTGCTAGCTGATCCACCAAGGATTGCTCTGAAAAGACAAATAACGCCAAAGCAATGTTCTGTTTGGCTTTAGCTAGGGTTTGGCGGATCAGCCCGTTGGTACTGCGGGACCAAGGCCTAGAGATAGATGTTGGCGAAAATTGCACTTGCACTTTGGCATTACCAAGCTTAAGAGTTTGGGGTGGACGCCAGGGCTTGTTCACTCCAAATTTGCTATCCGTTGTCCGACCGGGACCATCTCCCCAAAGGGCCTTAAATTCCTCAGTAAAGAGCTGTGCTAAACCTGGGCTCTCCAGAACGACCAGAGAATTGGCATTCCCCCGACTATCTGGCTGATCTAAGTCGCCAAGTAGCCCAGACAAAGTAAAGTTGGCCGTCGTCACAATAGTGGTCTGCCCATCAATGACTACAAACTTATGGTGCATCAAACCACTTCCGGCAGAGCCATCGGCTGTATCATCCAGCCAAGGGATATCAGCTCTACGGAGTACCTGTAGGGCATCATACTCATGGATTTCAGCTGAACTCAGCTCGCCATCTTGATTTTGGTCGATCAGCTGAAAATTGGCTTGGTATCGTTTCTTCTGCCGCGGATCCATCCGAGCCACCTCTTGGGACGTAAAGCTACTCCAAGGGCGGCTGTAGGTATTTTCTAAGATGACTCGGACCTGAACACCGGCTTGTTTGCGGTCTCGCAGGGCCTGGGCGATACGGGGCGATCTCAATTCCTGTATTGCTACATCTACTGTGGATGTAGCAGCCTGGATATTCTCGACAATAATGGACTCTAAATCATCCCCTGGGCGGGAGATTTGCCGATAGGAATCCGTAAAAGAATTAGCCAGATTCTGGTTCATATACACCTGAATCTGGCTATGTTGTGGGAGAGGTTGAATGGACTGGAATTGAGGTTGCGATCGCTGCCAACGATTCACCCCAATCCCTAGAGCACCGAGTAGGACCAGAGAGGTCAATCCCCATTGCAGCCGCTGCATCAACAAAAGATCTAAAAGCGGCTAAAAGTCCCTAACTCAGACTCTTCCAATACCTGCCGGAGAGAATCAACCACCACGGGGGCTTCTACATCTGGGTCTCTAAAAATTCGGCGTGGGGTAATCGATTTGCCATATAAATCGCGGTTCTTACCTCTGTTAAAGCCGAGCTTAGAGCCATCAATGGCAACACCACCAAACAGACCACTGCTGCGGGCATAGGTCAGAATCGGTGACTTGCTGTAATCTTTAGTGGGATCAACCGCCGTTGCTCCCACAGGACCCGCTGTCCCTGAGACACTACCGCCGATATCAAAAGACTTGGACAGTACTTCATTGACCGTGCTGCGGTTGGGAAACACCAAGACAATATCACTCGATTTAGCCCCAATTTGGAGGCCAAAACTGCCGCCAGTGATGTTGATAAAAGCGGGGTTACTCCAAGTGCCATCTTCTTGTCGGAGCATCATCACCCCAGTGCCTCGGCGAGCACCAAATAGGAACCCCGCTTGGATGACACCTGGAAAGATAGCAATGCCTTCGCTTTGCTCTAGCAGTTCTGACGGAATTTGAGTTTTGGGATCACTCAGAATTTCTTCTAAGACATTCTGAGAAGAGTAAATAATCTTTTCGGCATGGGCCTGTTTCTCTACATCTGTCGCTGCCATCGTCGGCATAGTGGTGGTGACTACGAGCACTGCTGTTACGGGCACAGCCACCATAGACTTAAATTTCATCGCTATCTCTCCCTAGACAAGACGAGCATATGGGTAATGACCCTAAATTTGCTGGAAAGTTTCAGCCTAGCCATCAATACTAAATGGTGCAGAAACTTTGATACCGTGCATATTTACAACTACGGTAGGGGGCAAACTAGCTTCAATCTCTTATTTTCTAGCCCTTACTTAGCATCGAAATCATGAAATAGCAAGGCTTTCGAGATGAAACTTGTTGTTTTAGGGTTCTAATTGCCCCCATTCCCCATTTAAAGATGGTCCCAAAATTCCTTCAATTTATTCGTAACCACTACCGATGGATCTTCCTCAGTCTGATCACTGTCACTCTATGTCTTTGCTGGGGCTTACTCGATTCGGTAAGGGGCCAACTCAAGCCTCTTCGAACAGAGGCAGCTCCTTCCTCAACTCTTCAAATCTCGACTACAGACTTAGATCCCTATCGCCCAGTCGGCGAGTGGGTGGGACGGCTGATTCTACCGCCACAATCGGCGGATGACACAGATTGGGTCTGGTTTGAGGTTCACCATAGTCCCAATTCCGAGTTTGCCGGTCAAACAGTGCGATTGCAATGGCAGGATAATCCAGATGTCCAAGCCCGGATCAAACGGGTACAGCAGGATATCACACTCTCGGCAGAGGCTCACCAAAGCCTAAAGCAAGGCAATATTCACCCAAAGCGATTAGATGGACGACGACAGGTTGGACCGCTACAGTCCCTAGCAGGAGCAAGACCCACAGATGACCTACTCGTCAGATTGAAAGAGGTCCAAGTCGTCCCTGGCCCTCTTCCTCACCTCGACATTGCCGAAGATCCCGTACAGGTCGCTGGATTTAACTATGGACTCGTCAAAATCCTCGGTCCAGTCCCAACCTCTCAATCGGTTCCCAATCAATGCCCTGGCCCATCTCCTTGCCCCAGTGAATTGACTCAGGTTCGTCACTACAACCCCACCACTCAACGGTTTAATGGCCCAGAAGAAATCGTTCACATTCGTCAGGATCAGCCCAATTCAGCCGGTGTCTTTCAGTCCACTCCCAGGAAGTTAGCAGCATCCCCAGCCGGAAAAGCAGGCTGGTATATCTATGGCTCGCAGAATATGGAGGGGATATTTGAGGTCAATGGGATCGCACCTCGTTCTCTGTTCCAACTCCAGCCCGATCACCACTTCTCTAGCACTGGCGCCGGACTACACTACTTCAAACGCAAAGTTTGGCAACAAACGGCTCAACATAAGGGCAAACTCCAACGAGCCATGGTTGATAACCAGCAACGTCAACAACAAGCAGTCTTAGATCAGTGGCAGGAAGGAGATCAATCCCTAGTCGTACATCTCTTTGGCGGGATTGGTGGTAACAAAGCTGAACCCCAGGCGGTTATCGGTACTATCACGGGTCATTTTGGATATGGTATCGCGACTGTGATCAACGATCCCTTTACCGGGGAACGACAGTTTGATATTGAGTACCAACAGGTGTACGCCCACAACCCTGAGGGAATTGTAGCCGGACCCACCCATTGGTCAGAATATATGGGCCATCTCAACCGAGGATGGTTGGGGAGTCGGCCAGTATTGGACGTACTGGTCAAGTCTGAGGCCCTGACGCAGCCCTATGACTTTGGCGAGATTGTTCTAGATCCCTTAACTGAGCTAAAAACTCAGCTCCAACTTATGGCGGCACGCTATCGAATGGGTGATGGCACAGGGTCTGCTTTGGTCACCCCGGCTAAGTCCTGTGTCCAAGATTCCAGCCAAGCAGTTTACCAAACCATTCGGCGAATCCAATATCAGGTGCAGATGTCTCCAGCCATTCAAACTTGGTTGGCAGATCACCCACAAGCTCCTCAAACGCTTCGGTTCCAAGAATTAAAGACTTTAGGGAATGCCCTGGAGAAAGAGCTGGTTCCGCTAGGGATTGTCCGCAGGGATTGGCAACAAAATGCCCAGGTTGCAGCAGGTATCGCTTTACCAGGAACATTTCGCCACTCAGACGATTTCTTAACTCAAATTCTCAGCTGGCGAACGCTGATTCCTCGGGTGGCCCAAGATCAAATTATTCGTATTTTCCTCAAGCAAGGCACCCCGCTGTGGTTTCTCAACACCAATCAAGTGGGAGGTTGGGATGCAGATATCAGCCCCCTAGCCCCCACAGAATTATTTGGGAAGTGGCCGATCGTTTCCTTTTCCTTCTCTCGACTAGTGGAAGGGACCACAACGTTCCCGACTCCAATGGGATGGCTCGTCTCAGGGTTGGTTTTAGGAGGATATGGTCTCTTTGCTGTAGCTTGGGGCAGAAAGGTCGGGTTTCTGGCCCCACCCAAATTTGCGGTTCATGCCCTATCCGTTCAAGTGAAAATTTGGGTCGGCAGTTTGATCATGCCAGCCCTAGTCGAAGAATTACTCTTTCGCTGCCTGTTGATTCCCCACCCCCAAGAAGGGGTGTGGTGGGTTACCCTGCTGCTTTGGTCAGGGTTCAGCTTAATCCTCTTTGTGCTATATCATCC
The Acaryochloris marina S15 genome window above contains:
- a CDS encoding EAL domain-containing protein codes for the protein MNDFATNPLDRQSELTELGQKALSGSSLTDLYLDAIALMSHHLPVEDCSLWQVLSDSNTLRLVAKQKATLLGEATDIDSRGYRWLQALMQTGQTAVISGQSEQLPLTQPQLISGLCIPIPGTDRPLGLLEILTPEPQNWSQEDLRFGACVAQVLATAIQRKRSETLLQTQTQILEHVATGQGLDAILSSLCLLIESQSPGTVCSILLRDAHKQELRMGAGPSLSSEVAAAFDHLLIAENAGSCGTAAFRGKAVYVEDTQRDPVWADFREFAQQHNIRACWSTPFFSQSGDLLGTFALSHQVPCFPTAHHLNIIKTATHLASIAMEGHRTAEELKQKALFDTLTGLPSRDYFYEQLQHKLQQVQRQQLEGYSRQPTLSHFAILFLDVDHFKLVNDSLGHSVGDQLLVAITQQLKESLRPQDLLARLGGDEFAILLDGVVNHQQAHKIVQRIQRSLAKPLKLKQQEVFTSVSMGITHSTSLSQHPEELLRDADTAMYRAKAHGRGSYVVFDEKMHRQVRSRLWLGNSLRYAIKAIDQGQNPFQLYYQPIFCLRQQQLVGFEALLRWHHPQQGLISPEKFIPVAEETGLIIPLGQWVLEAACQQLSTWEQQFSVPLTMSINVSSQQFLQPNFVKSVESLLQLHRLAGQHLKLEITETVLMESTYYVTDRLEQLQNLGISLSLDDFGTGYSSLNYLYNLPINTLKIDRSFVWGIGQGQDQIVKTIIALAHGLEMNVVAEGIETIEQMQYLHTLGCELGQGYWFARPLKPEAAKQVIAARSNPASLSLPIAE
- the hemL gene encoding glutamate-1-semialdehyde 2,1-aminomutase, giving the protein MLTDTLNTTKSEEIFAAAQKLMPGGVSSPVRAFKSVGGQPIVFDRVKGAHVWDVDGNQYIDYVGTWGPAICGHAHPEVLTALKEALDKGTSFGAPCLLENVLAEMVIDAVPSVEVVRFVNSGTEACMSVLRLMRAFTGREKVIKFEGCYHGHADMFLVKAGSGVATLGLPDSPGVPKAVTGNTLTAPYNDLQSVQALFSQHPDQIAGVILEPVVGNAGFIPPDAGFLEGLREITKENGALLVFDEVMTGFRISYGGAQEKFGITPDLTTLGKVIGGGLPVGAYGGRRDIMSMVAPAGPMYQAGTLSGNPLAMTAGIKTLELLRRSGTYDQLDRVTGKLISGLLQIAREAGHEVCGGHINGMFGMFFAPGPVHSYDDAKAADAAKFAKFHRGMLEKGIYLAPSQFEAGFTSLAHTDADIDQTLEAAKVVLSNI
- a CDS encoding phospholipase D-like domain-containing protein, with protein sequence MQRLQWGLTSLVLLGALGIGVNRWQRSQPQFQSIQPLPQHSQIQVYMNQNLANSFTDSYRQISRPGDDLESIIVENIQAATSTVDVAIQELRSPRIAQALRDRKQAGVQVRVILENTYSRPWSSFTSQEVARMDPRQKKRYQANFQLIDQNQDGELSSAEIHEYDALQVLRRADIPWLDDTADGSAGSGLMHHKFVVIDGQTTIVTTANFTLSGLLGDLDQPDSRGNANSLVVLESPGLAQLFTEEFKALWGDGPGRTTDSKFGVNKPWRPPQTLKLGNAKVQVQFSPTSISRPWSRSTNGLIRQTLAKAKQNIALALFVFSEQSLVDQLAGEHQQGVKIRVLGDPQFAYQSYSEVLDMLGVTLSPSRSGTLTCKAEPQNRPWSPPLQTVGTPQLPKGDVLHHKFGIVDSQIVIVGSHNWSDAANRRNDETLLVMEHPQIAEHYHREFERLYASSRLGIPAFLQKKAQDHQRQCGDLLVRGRGTTQPVLPEGKQATLVNLNTANQSELEALPGVGPKLAERIIEARQERLFTSLADLDQVPGIGPKLLEQLRNRVTW
- a CDS encoding lipid-binding SYLF domain-containing protein; protein product: MKFKSMVAVPVTAVLVVTTTMPTMAATDVEKQAHAEKIIYSSQNVLEEILSDPKTQIPSELLEQSEGIAIFPGVIQAGFLFGARRGTGVMMLRQEDGTWSNPAFINITGGSFGLQIGAKSSDIVLVFPNRSTVNEVLSKSFDIGGSVSGTAGPVGATAVDPTKDYSKSPILTYARSSGLFGGVAIDGSKLGFNRGKNRDLYGKSITPRRIFRDPDVEAPVVVDSLRQVLEESELGTFSRF
- a CDS encoding type II CAAX prenyl endopeptidase Rce1 family protein, whose translation is MVPKFLQFIRNHYRWIFLSLITVTLCLCWGLLDSVRGQLKPLRTEAAPSSTLQISTTDLDPYRPVGEWVGRLILPPQSADDTDWVWFEVHHSPNSEFAGQTVRLQWQDNPDVQARIKRVQQDITLSAEAHQSLKQGNIHPKRLDGRRQVGPLQSLAGARPTDDLLVRLKEVQVVPGPLPHLDIAEDPVQVAGFNYGLVKILGPVPTSQSVPNQCPGPSPCPSELTQVRHYNPTTQRFNGPEEIVHIRQDQPNSAGVFQSTPRKLAASPAGKAGWYIYGSQNMEGIFEVNGIAPRSLFQLQPDHHFSSTGAGLHYFKRKVWQQTAQHKGKLQRAMVDNQQRQQQAVLDQWQEGDQSLVVHLFGGIGGNKAEPQAVIGTITGHFGYGIATVINDPFTGERQFDIEYQQVYAHNPEGIVAGPTHWSEYMGHLNRGWLGSRPVLDVLVKSEALTQPYDFGEIVLDPLTELKTQLQLMAARYRMGDGTGSALVTPAKSCVQDSSQAVYQTIRRIQYQVQMSPAIQTWLADHPQAPQTLRFQELKTLGNALEKELVPLGIVRRDWQQNAQVAAGIALPGTFRHSDDFLTQILSWRTLIPRVAQDQIIRIFLKQGTPLWFLNTNQVGGWDADISPLAPTELFGKWPIVSFSFSRLVEGTTTFPTPMGWLVSGLVLGGYGLFAVAWGRKVGFLAPPKFAVHALSVQVKIWVGSLIMPALVEELLFRCLLIPHPQEGVWWVTLLLWSGFSLILFVLYHPLNARTLYKVGNPTFFNPRFLTLATVLGMACTCTYLFTGSIWPGTIIHWLVVAIWLLYLGGQERLSKA